The genomic region TCGGTTTAGAGATTTCCTTAATAGCACTTGAACCCAGGAAAACAACACCTCCTAGTTGTCCGAGACATTGAGATAGGTTTGATGGGACACTTAGTAGTGAATTAAAACGAGCAAAAAAATGTTACTAATCACAAAGATTTCCCCAAGATGGCTCCTTTGTGGCACCTTAAAATAGATTTTTATCCTTATCGCGTTGCTTGACTAGAAAAATGTCTGCTGGAAtgagctctctctctctctctcccaatCTCTCTTTCAATATAGTAACTTAAAGAAAACCTCCAagcccaaaaaccaaaccatacgTTCGCTAACTGCAATTCCATGTTAAACTTTTAAGCAACGAATCAACTATTTCTCCCGCccctaaaaacacaaaatcactAGCTTTTCGCCCTGCGTTGACTGGAATCGATCCAACGTTTTCGTCGTGCTTGGTGGCAGCTCGATGTTGTTTTCCTCTCTTAGAACGATCGATGGGATCAATCGCTCCGGTGCTCCGGATTATTTAGAAGGTCAGAATCGGTTGCTCTCGGTGGTCCAGTAGATCTGTTCGGAAAGATAAGCAGCTGTTAGTGTTGACTGATTGAAAACCCTTTGCCCTTCCATGAAGATCTTTTCACCCTTTGCTATGCTCCACCACGGCAGCGTCACGTAGGTAAGGAACGCATTCAAAGGTGTCGACTGTTGGCGACGGTTTTCCTTCCAGAAATGGAACGTTTGCGTAAAGCCTTTCGTTGTCCACAGCGGATTGTATGCGCCATCGTCGAGTtctgtaaaagaaaaaagacattGCTGTTAATGAATTGAGATCCGAGAAGAAGCTAATGATATGGTTAAGAGCAAACGTTCTACATGAAGCATACACGACATGGAAACAGCGACACACAGGACATAGGACATCAGCGTAcaatattaaacaaaaattaaatgtacATAATGCTACTTCAAACCTTTATCCCCGTGGCCGCCGCCGTGGTGCCGCTTCGGGTGGTAGTCGCAAAGGTAATAGATGTTCGTCCCATCGGGCGTACGTCGCGTCGGAATGGTATCGATGCGGTGGTCGGCACCTTCCCGACCTCCTAAGATCGTTGGCCGTGCGTAGAAACTGTTGTAGGTTGGTTTCTTCATTTTCGGCAGCGTGGAACATTCCTTTTTTGCTCGCAAATCCTTCAGCGCCGCCCAAATGGCCCGATTGGAGAGTTCACTTTCGCTCGTCTCAtccgtcgtcgtggtcgtcgtcgccgtcgccgtcgtcgtcgtggtcgtttCGTCGGGGTTGCCGTTGATGTCACGTTCACTAGTTGGTGGAACTGTCGGAGGCAACGTGCCTTTATGTTCCACTTTTGTGTCTTCGATGAACGGATCGGCGAGGGATTCCGGTACAGTTGACTTTTCTCGTTTCTTATCATCCTCTTTCAGGGATGTTTTGGGGTTTTCATCTTTGGATGATACTATAACTGAATCACTGGATTTTTTCGGACCACCGTCCGATTTCCGTTTGTCCTCTTTTGCAAAAGCCTGAGTTGCCGCAGAGGATGACTTGCTTCTTCGgtaaatcaaagaaaaacgacTGCTAGTGCCATTGCTGGCAGCCCCTCGATGCTGATCCGTCGTAGTAACCCTTCCGTTTGAAGTGCGACGTTCCCGATGTTCTTTAATGTTTGCAACCGATACGGACATTGCCTTTGGCTGTTGGTGCTTTCCTTGGCGATCAGTGTTACTTGCATTGCTACTCGATCTGGTGCCAGTTCGTTCGGCAGGAAACTCTTCCTTACCATTGACGCGAATCAATTGCTTCGGATCGAGCGGACCGACGGCTTCCGGCTTAGCAGTCACCTCCTCGCCGGCTTCCGTCAGATCGCCACCACCGTTCAGTGAGACGGCATCGTCCGCAAGCTCGTATTCACCGTCCTCTGTGGCTTCCGTGGCACCGGCTGGTGGTCCTAAACTCGACGTGCTTCCCCCTGAACGGCCTCTTCTTccgttgttattattgttaatTGCATTGCTGTTGCTCGTGGTCACCTTTCCCTTGCCGGCGGGTTTTCCACTGCCTGCCTCAACCTCCGGTCCGTTACCGTTGAATCGTTTCGAGCGGAACACAGGCGTACTGAGACGCTTCTTTGGGCTTTGGGTAACCTTCTGACTATTGTCTCGCTTCTTCACCCCAGTGACATTCTGCGGCAAGACCTTTTTCTTCGTCCGTTCATCAATCGGTGCAGACGTACTGGGGGAAGATGTCCGCACCTTTGCCCCACCGGCAAACTCTAGCTCGCTCTCCACAATCAAAACATTCCGGTGCTTCATCAACGGCGAACGTCCCTTCGAAACGGTGGCCAAACAGGCTGGTGAATCGTGCAACTCGAGCGATTGTAGCCTTCGCTCCGTTTCGCTGCTGACGGACGCCATCATACGCTTTCCGTCTTCCCTGCGAACCTCTTGCTCCGCCGACTCACTACCGCACTTTGGACAGGGCTCGTAAACTTCCGACATCTGCATGGAGTCGGTGTCGGACCAACGTTTGCGCGTGCCAAAGCAACTGCAACAGTTGCTCGTCGACGTTGCGGTGCCGCTGCCGATTGATTCCGCTGGACGCGTTTTGTTCGTCGATCCTTTAAGTTCCGCTCCCTTGGACTGCTTGGATAAACTAGCAACAATATCGCCATGCGGTTGTGGCTTTGGAAGGGATTCGGTTCCCTGCGGGACTACTGTTGGTGGAAGCGTTGGTAGATTCGCGATGTCCGAGAAGCAGGAGGAAGCAGGACGATCTGTGTAGttcgtgtacgtgtgtgtgtttatattttccataaaaaatacCGCAACACGTGGTCAATTTGGGAAAAACGTAGGATGTTTCAAGATGGAATCGGTATCGTGTAcaggtgttttgtttgtgtaagagagatagagagagagaaaagagaaaagagagagaaaattataagaaaaacgaACAAGGATAAAAATCGAGCTCGAAAGCACGTCGAATCGTTCTATTCGATAGTGGGACCATAAGAGGTGGTTTTTCAGGGTTTTTCAGGGTTTTTAATTACTACAGCACATCGTTTTATTATCTAGCAGGCGGGCACTACTTTGAAGATAGTGGGATAAAACTCGTTGAATGGAGAAAGATGAGGAtggggaatgaaaaaaaaaaaaacaatgacaaGGAACTAGGAAAATGGTAAAGGgcagaaagtaaaacaattgcCATACAAGTTAGTAAATGAAGAGTTAGGTACAAAACGGGGGATGATGGGATAAATACAAACAGGAAGAtggtaaaaaacaaatattctttCTTGgcattttttagttaaagcgATCGTCCTGCTTCCCCATGGATGGTATTAGTTTGCGCGTCAtgcaaaccaaacacaaaacacgcTCTCGGAATGGGGGGGGATTATTTGGTTATTAGTGGTTTGTTCTCGGTCGCGATAGAAAAGCAGAAAAGCTCGGCATTTTTCCACATGACCAGTTGAAGAATAATCATATACAGTAGAGTTGGTCAAAGTAAGCGAGCAATACAGAGCAACGCATGCCATGCAGAGGAATAAGGTATCACAGGAGGCTACTTTCAAGGTGGACGGACGtagaatttttcaaaatgttgccTTACGGAGTGCGAGAGTAGACCGGGCAATaaggaaaagttgttttgcAGTTCATTATGGTTCATGATAATAAGTCGCATTCGAAAAGTTAAGTACGCAAAGGTTGTGGTAAACCATTTATGTTGTATGAAATGCACTGATCGTCTTCTATGAAAAGTATAGAACCGGGAAGAGATAGTATGAAAGAGACGATGAACGCGCTTTACAAGGAACGGTCATGGATGGACGATGTCCATGTTCTACGAAGCGTTTCTACAAAAGCGACATTGatcaaaacatccaaacagaaTTAAGAAGAAAGTGGAAACGGGCGCCATTTCCAATCCGATCCGTCTTACCGTCGCGCAAATCACCAGCCTCGATTTCCGACACCTCGTTCGCCAGACAATCAAGCCCTTCGTTCTCCGACCGCGCCTTCGAGCCGCCGTAACCCGACGATCCATCGGTGGCGTTCTTCGTGCGCCATCCGTAGCGACTGAAGTTGTTTAGGTTGGCGCTCGGGTCGCTGAGTCGACGCTGGTGTCGATAGTTGTAGTACTCCTCACAATCTTCTTCCCATTCGGAGTCCCACATGTCGGTGGCACAGAACCTGTGGAGAGCGTGATTTAAAATTTCGTTTGCTCACATCATGGCAGAGGAATTTCCTACCCTGGCTCACTGGTGGGAGTTTCAACACCGGATCCTTTCGGTTTAGTAACGGCCATCTCGGCGTGTCCTTTGCCCTGTGGCCCCTTCATACGGACAAACTCGCAGCGAGTTTGCGGGCCGCCCGAACTGAACAACCCAAACGACATCCTTTGGGCAACCTTCGAGCCAAGGCTGGATTGCTATGAACGACACGAAGCGACAATCAAGGAGCGCCAGCAAAAATACACCATGACACCACCTACCCTAGCGTCGTAGACTCGCTTGAGTGCATCGTACCGGATCGAGCCGAGAAAGATCACCCCCTGCACGCTACCGTCACGATCGGTCGCCACCAGCTCCACGCACACCATCTCGCCGTCGCGCACCAGTATGTCGTGAAACACCTCGTCAAAGTTGTCCACCATGAAGCAGATGTGCGGGTAGGTAATCTCCTCGCTGTCGCCCTTGGTATCCATCTTCCGGCGGCTCGGTGAGGCGTACACTTTCTGCGAATGGCGTCGCAGTACCTGCAACTCCTTCGGCGACGTGCGCGTGCAGATCGCTAGCGTGAGCGTGTAGTTGAACTGGTGAATCACCAGATTGAGGTAGACGGTTTCCTCCCAGTCGACGTCCGGATCGCCGATCGGTAGCTTGCGCGAGTCCTTCCGGAACACTTCGATCTCTGTTTCGTACTTGGGCATGGCCCGCGATGACCCTTTGATGTGCTTTTTGCGCACGAAAAACAGCAGATCGTCGCAGTCGATGCTATGCTCCGGTTCGGACTGGAATAGAAAGTGGCGCACGAACAGGTCGGTCCAGTAGGTGGTTCCCTGCAATACGACAAATCCACCTTctgcaaaagagaaaaagcaaaaaatattGTCTTTGAATTTAAAACCAGCAAACTTTCAGCAGGTtcacttttcattaaattGAAGTTAATCCGACCATTTTGCTATAATTCAGTCTACCTATGGACAAACAGAAAATATGGTTTGTTTGTGACTTCCATCTTCTTTTACAGGCGTGCATTtgattaaaggaaaaaaaacaacgtaaaTGAAACCTGCACTCTTATGGTGCTCTTTTTATACTTCATTTCGGAACGGAATGATTTACAGCATCTCCAACTGGGACGAGCGGTGCACCAAAGATAAGAACAACTTGTTTACGTACAAAACgttaaaaggaaaagtttttaatgGATGATCAAAATACAGACCTACATAAGCATTCTGTGAATTCCTATGAGGACCGACTGACTATCTCTACATacgcaaaaagggaaaagtttagTAACCCTCTAATGGCCAACTATTTGGTAATAAGACGGCCGATACACTGAcgaaaaataagtttttaaGTGTATTAATAATCTCCACTCAAAAAGAacgaataaataattaatctttttcgttcttttccaGACAAAACCGATGTGCTAGGCGATGTCCGTAACCAGTCGTTCTACTTAAACAAACATCATTCAACCGTCTGAAGGTGAGTCACTCTTTCAATTTGTCAAACAGAATAGATGAAAATCTATTCGGCCAGATGATTCGTTAATTATTTTACCTCATCTTCTGTTTAGTGACTAATGCAGTCCTTGCGGTTAATTTTTAAGTTCACAGtcacttttcaataaattttagtaaaagtaggggaaaaaTTAGGCCGCCTACTGCGTGGCGAAGGAAAATTGTTTGCAACGACAGCTATAATGAAATGTTCACAGTTCTCGTCTCTTCCACACGCCTTTCGCTAATGAGATTCAATGGCACACCCTTCGTGCGGGATTCGATTGGATCCTTAATTGAATTTTACATCATCCATTCTCTTTGTTCGTCCCGGGTTTTCCGCTACCAAAGTCCCTAATCAATATCTTCTCTAGTTACCCAATCGAAAGGACACGCCGGAATGCCCTCATTCTAGCGAATACTTCTCGTCGCAAAAGAATGTGCATAAAATTGCCGGTTATCATTGTTgtggcttttttttgtttttgcccgtGTACCGTTTGACATTTTGGAAAACTCCCTCGGGAAAGGACGACTTGGGACgagcaaaaggaaagaaatgcGCATATTCATATCTTTGTATCCGTCATTCTCGTGGAAAATGCTGCCACAACTACATTGAAACGACGAGGTCGGCTCACTTTCACCTTATTCGCCTTCAAATGCattcgagaaggaaaaatcgataatCCTGCTAGGATAACTGGAAAAACGCAGTCgtcatgatttttgttttatcattacGAACGAAGGGGAGTTTTTgggggtgggaaaaggaaCTTACCATCTTTGAGCAGCTGCCGCATTTCTTTCGTCCGCTGGAAGTTGAtttcctccagcagcagctggagGGCTGTCTGGGGTGACTTCAGCATTGCAGCTGCTGCCGAACCACCCAGACTACCGCCAGCTCCCGTCCCTGCCGACATCATAAAGGCTCGCCGTTGGTCGTCCACAGTTGCCGGAATGTGCCGATGCGGGGGAAATTATCGATGAAACGAGCCCCGGTAAACGTTTTGCACCGAGGATCAAAGCCGTGTCTGAACCCGTTCACCTGCAGCGACCTTGCGAAGACACGTAACAACAGCCAACAGTCTTCATTTCATATGGGAATTTATACACGGTAGCTTTCCGTTGGTTACGGTTGGGAAGCCAAGAGAATAGCCATCAATTCAAGGcaattattcaaacaacatcgcTAGCGGACACTGGTTTCTAAAACCGTTCTATTCTTTAACAAGAGTTTTTGCGTACTACAATCCCGAAGCGAAGGACCTAAACTCAAAGGTTGTAATGTTTCCGGTAGTGCTTCAGCGCCTGACTGCCACTCGAGCTCCAGTGGTGGTGGTTAAGAAGTCTCGTAAGGCGATGCCGCTCTCGGTGCGATTGCGCAATTGCTTGACCGATGCAATAGTCACCACTTTTGTCATCCTCCGACCCCAAACTGCGTGCTGAGGCAGGCGGAAGCTCCAAACACTGAATCACATGCCGCGATTCTGGGCAGAGTGCACATAGGTAAACATAGCTTGCTTTTGCgtcgaaacaaacaaagagaAACATAGTAACTATAAAACACTGAGGTGAAAcagtattatttttatgtctAAAATGACATTTGTATGAATATGATACCAaggcaacgaaaaataagGTCTTATAAAACACGTGTGATgttttttgatgaaaaaatcatataaaaatgaagaaactCAAATGTTTAAGCATTGCGAATGCGTTATTGGGAAAATGCTTTCGGGCGTTCTAAAGCTTCTGGAAAACTGCGTTATGAAATGCttacaatttttaattttattcaattttcattaatCATTCCTATGGCATTCCTAGATTTTAGATTTACAATAGTTTGCAAACTTTAATAAGTAGATTGTTGTTTCTTCATACATATCTAAGACTGGGCGATCTATCATCCGGGATAGAAATCTCCTTATAAACCACTCTTCTACTCTATCTCGTTTCATTCATGGAATATATCCACAAAAGGACCACATAATTCACCTTTCCTATTCATCATTagtgtttcactttttcaccATTAATTCTAGATGATATTCGTTAAAACCTTTGGACTCCAAACCACGACTTCCAAACAGTTCCAAgcaacgaacgaaagaaaattacAATAAGGGGGTGACGGTGTACCGCCTGGGACGCACCAATCATTTAGTCTATCTTATATTAACTTTAAGAGTTCTTGCACAGTTGTCCTATCTGCTCTCCTTAATTGTAAAACGGAAGTATCTTCAATCGAACAACAATTCGTTGTAGTTGACGAGTGAAAGGGCAAACGTTTGGGttacaaacatttgaaaatgcTTGCTCTTACGTGCTTAAGCTATATAAAGTATCTTTCGGTTCTATTCCATTCCGAAGCACAACGTCCAACAATTATTTCTGAATTGTATTCCGAAGAAAAGTAgattttgatttaaaacgGGCATAGGAACGATTCCAtgtgttaaagaaaaaaaaatagattgaCCTGAGGAAACCCCTCTTCACTTATCCAGTAAGATGAAATAACACCCAAACTGTGTTCGCTCCTCCTCTTCGTGTTTCCAAGTCTACATCAGACAGAAAGTTGAGCATATTCTAAACATTACTGCATTGCTATCTCGATTCTAGATTCTTTACCTTTTTAATGCATTTGTTCGTAATGTCACATGAGAATTACTTCTTCGACTTATCAGCTACTAAAAAATAGGTTCTTCTTAGGATAGTTTCCTGTTTTTAAATAGGTAAACTTCTGAAATAGATACGCTTTATGACTTAATACCTGATAGGATACGCACACTTTTATGGTGTGAAAACTAGCGGGAAGGAGGACACTATTCCTACGGCACGATTGTTTCTTTTagtgattgaaaaataaagatacTCTAAGTAACTcatgataagaaaaaaaaaatactaccaaaaatgtaaaatcttCTATTCctaaaaaaaggttaaaaaaaattaaacaatatttCTTTTAGGCAAACCAAAGGTGCTGCTCCGTATCACGAAATTATTCCGGCCAGATGGCATTCATTTTGTTACTTTTAAAGTAGCAACCTGCGATGCGAGTAGATTCGCGCATTCTTTTCGTGTTTTCTAGTACATACTTACGTCTCTTGGAGGTTAGTTTTGCTTGAAAAGCGTTGCTATTTTATGGCCACtgactgtatgtgtgtgtatgtatgacCGCTGCATACGTTAAGGTTCACAGCTTAAATGTATACTCTTCTCCTAGCGAAAGCGAGAGCCTACTTTCCCCAACGGAAGCAATGATCTTCCTGATCCGACGAACCGCTGGTTAGTCGGGGCAGCTTTTGCTCACAACGCCTCCGGTGGATCTTCAATCCGGCAAACAGCTTAAAGGTGGCACTGCACAGATTGCACTTGTGAGGACGTTCGTTCGAATGCAGCTTGCGGTGCGTTATCAGATTCGAGGGATGTACGAATGCACTCGAGCACAGATCGCACTTGTACCGCCGCTCGCCCGTGTGCGTCCGGATGTGGATAAGCAGGTAGTCTTTTCTCTTGAAGCGCTTGTGACACTCGGTGCACTTGAACGGCCGGTCGGTTGATGGCACGAACGCGACTGCTTCGTTGCGCTCGAAGTGACTCAGCACGTGCTTCTCGAGCAGCGCCCCATCGGTGAAGCTGATGGCGCAAATCTCACACCGGCGACTGACCAGCGACTTTCCGCCCGTGGACCCGCTGCCTGCCTCCCCATCACTGATTGCCCCTCCACCGTCACCGTGAAGCTCTGCTGCAGCCCCTTCGTTACTGGTTGACTGATCTAGCTGTCGTTGCTGCTGAATGGCATTGGAGATAGATGAACAAGACTCCTCGTTGCCACTGCCTGAACTATCAGCTCCACCGGTTCCGCCATCTGACTCGCCAGGCATCGAATGGTGCGAGTGGTGCTTACGCAAATGAGCCAACAGGTTCAACTCACATTTGAATACCTTGTTACAGAAACGACAGCTGCGCACCTTGTTCACCAGCTCATCGTTCGCGTGCGTCGCCTCATGCACGCGGCGCAGCTCCTCCGTGCGAAACATCTTCGAGCACTTCGAGCAGGGGTGCTCCGGTGGAGGCACGTTCACAATCTCCTCCGGATCCGGTTCGAACGCGTTTCTTCGGCGCTCCGTAATGCCAGACGGAACACCATCCCCGACCCGACGGTACACGACCTGTAGCTGCTGGCCCGGCGCAGAATACTGCTGAGATACGGCGCCAGCAAAGGAACCTTCATCGGAACCGATCGGTCTACTTCGAGAAGCTGCAAACTGTTTCAGCATAAGCGCTTGCAGTTGTGCCGCGTCGTGCTCATTCGTTCGCATTTGATCCGTCAGGGGTAGATGGGCGACTGCGGTGGAGGCTCCGCTGGGGTCTAGTGATCCGAGCACGAGCGCACTGTTTCCGGCTGCACCATTGATTCCATTATGCAGTACCATGTGTGCGTTCAGCTCGTCAAGATAGCGAAATATTTTCATGCAATAGTCGCATCGGAACATAATCACCGTCGACGGTGACGATGAGGAAGATGATGAGTGCTgggatgataaaataaaaattttacaGTAAATTTCGGAACCGGCAGTCGGAACCCTTCCTCCTCTTGACATGATACCTACTTCTTTTTCCTGATCGCCAACGTCCGCTTCTTCCATGGCTTGCTGCAACAACTCGCTAGGATCCATCTCGAACGAATCGTCCTGCGGTTCTTCCTTTACCTGgacatcaccaccaccactccgGTCGGCCGGGACCTCCTGCTTGATTGTCGACATTTCATTGCCGGTGGTCATGAGTATTCCCATATTTTTCGCCTGCTCCTGAAGCACCTGCTCTAACAGTTGTTGTCGCCGCTGCTCCACTAACTGAGCCACTTGCGCGTGACTGACTGGGCAACCTTGGCCGAGACTACTTCCAACCAACTCCTGATGCTCCTGTTGACGCTGGGGATGATCTTTACCATTCGCCTCGCGGAGAAGCATCCCTTCGTCAGGCAGTTGCATATCTTCATCGagatcgtcgtcatcgtcaccgATGCTATGGTTCGCCATTCTTTTGCTCTGACTCGTCGTCGAAATGTCCGCTGCCATCGCTGGCGATGGTAGCTCACCGTCCTCCAGTTCGATTTTAACAAAGCGTGCcgcatcgatcagctgatcaCCGTCCGCCGCATAGTCCTCCATGCCCATGTAACCCTGCTGCTGATGCAAGTTTCTTGCGTGCTCCTCCAACAAATCGTAGCTTCCGAAGGATTCGTGGCACACGCGACAATCGAACGATTCCAGCCGCCGATGGGAACGTAAATGATACTTCAGCGTCGAGGGCGAGATGAACGTTTTCAGGCACACCAGACAGGTGTACAGATTGTCGCCCGTGTGAGAGCGCTGATGAATCTTCCAGTTCGATCGGTCATTAAACTTCTTGCCGCAGTATTCGCACGGAAAGAGGTTCGTGCGCGTGTGCAGGTTGTTGTGGCGCCGAAGGGTGTACGCATTCCGGAACGTTCGCCGGCACTCTTTGCACTCGTACTTTCCCTCCCTACGAAGTCCGGCACCGGCAGCAGagtccatttccatttccgatAGGACGCACGTCCGTTTCCGGTTGGTACTGTGAGCGGTCGATACCGATTCCGCCTGCGCCGCCGCTTGCACCGTAGCACCCCAAGACGAGGAAACGACATTACTTCCCTTTTCACCCACCGGAGTAGCAATCAAGTTCTTGGCTACTCGTATCGACCCCCCCCACGTCCAACCCGTCGTCTTTTTCCGCCGCTGCCATGTCAAGCATCGTGCGTATGCCGAGCTCGGACAGTTGGTTCAACGCGATGGCCACCGTTGCTTCATTCTGTTGACTTTCTGTTATCGACGTGGTCGATGTGGCCGCCTGCTGCTCGTGCTCTTTTTCTTCATCCTGCTGCATGTACTCTCCATCTTTCGCCGGTTCGGATGTCGTCCCGGGATCTTGGACCTCACTCGACAGATCCGTTTCTCCCAGAAGATTGTGCAGGATCGTGTtgttttcgatgcatttctcGCGGAACTTATAgaaatcatttaatttcaGATCGCAAATGGCACAGATAGCAGAAGGGAAGACGTTTTTAAGTTTCACCTGTaagtttaatgaaaaaaaaacgggtttttttaaattgaaacaaagaaTCTTCCTACAATCCAGGACATACCTTCACCGATGTGCAGTCAAAAATCTTCTTGAGGAGCGCGTCATCAATTCCACTTTCGTCCTCGAAGACGCGGGTTAGTTTTTGCTCCTTGGATAAACATAACCGGCATATGCTGCTTGAATCACTGCTTGAAGAACAGAAAGATTGCGAATAAGTTAACATTCTAATTTATGTCCGAGTGCTCTATCTTTTCAGATTGTTTATTAAATAACTTTGAAAAACAGAATTTAATGCCAAACGTGACCCGTTATCTTTGGAGCAGGATGAGCTGGTCAAAGTGTAGCGACTAAAATTAAaggggcaaaacaaaacccctcaTGGGGAATTCCCTGGTGGTAAAAAAAGCGCGGCCATCATTGGGATAAtacagcaaaaaaacaaaaaaacaataaaaccgcGAAACATACAAATGTGGTCAGCCGGTTACGCACATTGTTGCAAATCGTGCGCGCACTTACACTCTTGTTTGtgatgtttaaaaacaaaaaaacatcacgCAAGGTCAATAATAGTAAAGTGGTAGTATTGTGgagtaaacaaaacacacgcacacacacagcgaaCAGAACATAGGCGCATGTATGCACGTGTGGGGCAGCATATACATATCTCCCCCCGCCTCCCCCTCCCTTTCCATCATTCACCCGCCTACTCTTTCGAAATGAAATTGCGGGATGCCGGTCGGTGCGGAGTTATAATACATGCTCAATAGTGGAACACGAACAAACACCTTAAAATATACGGATCATCTTCAACAAGCTCGATATTACGGAAGAAGAAACAACGCCATTACGATTCGCACGCGATCTGGTTGCCCTCCAGAGCACCGATCGGCCACATTTGGGAGGAAATCCGTCAGTCTTAAATTACACTTCTTTATTCCTTGAGAGAAGAACTTAGGACAGAACGCACATACACCATGAAGCTACGCAATACGATTTTACTGGGATTCACAGCAGTAAGCGACTTTGTTCATTGTTGTAATGCGCAAGCCATCTTTGTGAATCATGACGTTACTTTATGAAGAGCGAAAACCCCATACTCGGAGGATGGGGTGGTAGTGGTAC from Anopheles coustani chromosome 3, idAnoCousDA_361_x.2, whole genome shotgun sequence harbors:
- the LOC131261227 gene encoding uncharacterized protein KIAA0930 homolog isoform X4; translated protein: MMSAGTGAGGSLGGSAAAAMLKSPQTALQLLLEEINFQRTKEMRQLLKDEGGFVVLQGTTYWTDLFVRHFLFQSEPEHSIDCDDLLFFVRKKHIKGSSRAMPKYETEIEVFRKDSRKLPIGDPDVDWEETVYLNLVIHQFNYTLTLAICTRTSPKELQVLRRHSQKVYASPSRRKMDTKGDSEEITYPHICFMVDNFDEVFHDILVRDGEMVCVELVATDRDGSVQGVIFLGSIRYDALKRVYDARQSSLGSKVAQRMSFGLFSSGGPQTRCEFVRMKGPQGKGHAEMAVTKPKGSGVETPTSEPGFCATDMWDSEWEEDCEEYYNYRHQRRLSDPSANLNNFSRYGWRTKNATDGSSGYGGSKARSENEGLDCLANEVSEIEAGDLRDGNRIPSKATTAWRYCC